The Cellulophaga sp. L1A9 genome window below encodes:
- a CDS encoding PfkB family carbohydrate kinase — translation MGKLLIVGTVAFDAIETPFGKTDKILGGAATYIGLAASQFNVASAIVSIVGDDMPEEYLTLLKDKNIDLSGLEIVKGGKTFYWKGKYHNDLNSRDTLATELNVLADFNPVVPNSFKDADVVMLGNLHPSVQLSVINQMEKRPKLIVLDTMNFWMDNSLPELLEVIKHIDVITINDEEARQLSGEYSLVKAAAVIEKMGPKYVVIKKGEHGALLFHEKNVFFAPALPLEEVFDPTGAGDTFAGGFAGYLAQTQNISFNNMKNAIIQGSNLASFCVEKFGTERMKKLTKEETTKRLHQFKELSQFDIELQ, via the coding sequence ATGGGTAAATTATTAATTGTTGGAACGGTTGCTTTTGATGCTATTGAAACACCTTTTGGAAAAACGGATAAAATATTAGGAGGAGCTGCAACGTATATTGGCTTAGCAGCATCTCAATTTAATGTTGCATCTGCAATTGTTTCTATTGTTGGCGATGATATGCCAGAGGAGTACTTAACTCTCTTAAAAGATAAAAACATTGATCTTTCTGGTTTAGAGATTGTAAAAGGAGGCAAGACCTTTTATTGGAAGGGTAAATATCATAATGATTTAAATTCTAGAGACACGCTAGCAACAGAACTTAATGTATTAGCAGACTTTAATCCTGTAGTACCAAATAGCTTTAAAGATGCCGATGTTGTTATGTTAGGAAACTTACACCCTAGTGTTCAACTAAGTGTAATTAATCAGATGGAAAAACGACCAAAATTAATAGTATTGGATACTATGAATTTTTGGATGGACAATAGCTTACCTGAATTATTAGAGGTGATTAAACATATTGATGTGATTACCATTAATGATGAAGAGGCACGCCAATTAAGCGGAGAGTACTCCTTAGTTAAAGCAGCAGCTGTAATTGAAAAAATGGGGCCAAAATATGTAGTGATTAAAAAAGGAGAACATGGCGCACTATTGTTCCATGAGAAGAATGTCTTCTTTGCTCCTGCGCTTCCGTTAGAAGAAGTTTTTGACCCAACTGGCGCTGGTGATACTTTTGCCGGTGGTTTTGCGGGATATTTAGCACAGACACAAAATATCTCTTTCAATAATATGAAAAATGCTATTATACAGGGCTCTAACTTAGCATCGTTTTGTGTAGAAAAATTTGGCACCGAGCGCATGAAAAAATTAACAAAGGAAGAAACCACGAAGAGATTACATCAATTCAAAGAGTTAAGCCAATTTGATATTGAATTACAATAA
- a CDS encoding amidophosphoribosyltransferase, which translates to MSDAIKHECGISLIRLLKPLEYYQEKYGTAFYGVNKMYLMMEKQHNRGQDGAGFASIKLDMAAGERYMSRVRSIAQQPIQDIFAQINDRVNTAIKENPEYENNVALQKKHIPYIGEVLLGHVRYGTFGKNSIESVHPFLRQNNWMHRNLIVAGNFNMTNVDELFDNLIQIGQHPKEMADTVTVMEKIGHFLDDAVAKLYKQIKKEGFSKQEASPLIAERLNVAKILRRAAKNWDGGYTMAGLLGHGDAFVLRDPAGIRPAYYYQDDEVVVVASERPAIQTVFNVQFEDIKELDPGHAILVKKNGSTIIKEILEPTERKACSFERIYFSRGSDKEIYQERKELGKLIFPQILKCIDGDIKNTVFSYIPNTAETSFYGMVKEAQNYMNKKKEEQILSIGSNITKEELHEILDVRPRIEKVAIKDAKLRTFIAQDSGRDDLVAHVYDISYGSVKKGDNLVIIDDSIVRGTTLKKSILKILDRLHPKKIVVVSSAPQIRYPDCYGIDMAKLEDFIAFRAALELHKDRNTMHIVDEIYQKCLPQVNSKDKDVINYVKEFYLPFTATEISNKIGELLSSPEINAEVQIIYQTISNLHQACPQNLGDWYFTGDYPTPGGNRVVNRAFINFYEGKNERAY; encoded by the coding sequence ATGAGTGATGCCATTAAACACGAATGCGGAATTTCTTTAATACGTTTATTAAAACCGCTAGAATATTATCAAGAAAAATACGGTACCGCTTTTTACGGCGTAAACAAAATGTACCTTATGATGGAAAAACAGCACAATCGAGGTCAAGACGGTGCTGGTTTTGCAAGTATAAAATTAGACATGGCGGCTGGCGAACGTTACATGAGCAGAGTACGCTCTATCGCACAGCAACCTATTCAAGATATATTTGCTCAAATTAATGACAGAGTTAATACCGCCATTAAAGAAAATCCGGAGTATGAAAACAATGTTGCACTTCAAAAAAAACACATTCCATATATCGGGGAAGTTTTACTAGGGCATGTACGTTATGGTACTTTTGGTAAAAATAGTATTGAAAGTGTACATCCTTTTTTAAGACAAAATAATTGGATGCATCGTAATCTTATTGTTGCTGGAAATTTTAACATGACCAATGTTGATGAGCTTTTTGATAATTTGATTCAAATAGGGCAACATCCAAAAGAGATGGCAGACACGGTAACCGTTATGGAAAAAATCGGTCACTTTTTAGATGATGCCGTTGCCAAGCTATACAAGCAAATAAAAAAAGAAGGTTTTAGCAAGCAAGAAGCTTCTCCATTAATAGCAGAGCGCTTAAATGTTGCTAAGATCTTGCGCAGAGCAGCAAAAAACTGGGATGGTGGTTATACTATGGCCGGCTTGTTAGGTCACGGTGATGCCTTTGTATTACGTGATCCTGCAGGAATTAGACCTGCTTACTATTATCAGGATGATGAAGTTGTTGTGGTTGCCTCAGAAAGACCCGCAATACAAACCGTATTCAACGTTCAATTTGAAGATATAAAAGAATTAGATCCTGGACATGCAATTCTTGTAAAAAAGAATGGGAGCACCATTATCAAAGAAATTTTAGAACCTACAGAACGTAAAGCTTGTTCTTTTGAACGTATTTATTTCTCAAGAGGTAGTGATAAAGAAATCTACCAAGAACGTAAAGAATTAGGAAAACTTATATTCCCTCAAATACTAAAGTGTATTGATGGAGATATAAAAAACACGGTATTCTCATACATTCCAAATACCGCGGAAACCTCATTTTACGGAATGGTGAAAGAGGCTCAAAATTATATGAACAAAAAGAAAGAAGAACAAATTCTTTCTATCGGTTCAAACATTACTAAAGAAGAATTGCATGAAATTTTAGATGTTCGTCCTCGAATTGAAAAAGTAGCAATTAAAGATGCGAAGCTTAGAACCTTTATAGCACAAGATAGCGGGAGAGACGACTTAGTTGCGCATGTTTATGACATCTCATACGGTTCAGTTAAAAAAGGAGACAACCTTGTAATCATTGATGATAGTATTGTACGTGGTACTACACTGAAGAAAAGTATCCTTAAAATATTAGATAGGCTACATCCTAAGAAAATTGTAGTGGTATCTTCTGCGCCACAAATTAGATATCCAGATTGCTATGGTATTGATATGGCGAAGCTTGAAGATTTCATTGCTTTTAGAGCAGCACTAGAATTACACAAGGACAGAAACACGATGCATATTGTAGATGAAATCTATCAAAAATGTCTACCACAGGTAAATTCTAAAGACAAAGATGTAATCAACTATGTAAAAGAATTCTATTTACCTTTTACCGCTACAGAGATATCAAACAAAATTGGAGAGCTATTAAGTTCCCCTGAGATTAATGCAGAGGTACAAATCATTTATCAAACGATATCTAATTTGCATCAAGCTTGCCCGCAAAACTTAGGAGATTGGTATTTTACAGGAGATTATCCAACCCCAGGAGGAAATAGAGTGGTAAACAGAGCATTTATTAATTTTTACGAAGGAAAGAACGAACGTGCATATTAA
- a CDS encoding phosphoribosylglycinamide formyltransferase, which translates to MKRIVLFASGSGSNVENIVHYFQDNSEVTIASVFTNKSDAKVLERCNRLKISGLYFNKTSFYDTDCILDILKGMNPDLIILAGFLWKIPEKLVKNFPNKIVNIHPALLPKYGGKGMYGMNVHNAVKDNNEQETGITIHFVNENYDEGAIIKQIKTDISPEDNPDDIAKKIHELEYEHFPKVIDQILHG; encoded by the coding sequence ATGAAACGTATTGTTCTTTTTGCTTCTGGTTCTGGATCTAATGTTGAAAACATAGTACATTATTTTCAAGATAATTCCGAGGTTACTATCGCCTCTGTATTTACTAACAAAAGCGATGCCAAAGTTTTAGAACGATGTAATAGACTGAAAATAAGTGGTTTATATTTTAATAAAACCTCGTTTTATGATACTGATTGTATCTTAGATATATTGAAAGGGATGAATCCCGACTTAATTATATTGGCAGGATTCCTCTGGAAAATTCCTGAAAAACTAGTTAAAAACTTCCCGAATAAGATTGTAAATATTCACCCAGCACTACTCCCAAAATACGGAGGTAAGGGAATGTATGGAATGAATGTTCATAATGCCGTAAAAGACAATAATGAGCAAGAAACTGGCATTACAATCCATTTTGTGAACGAAAATTACGACGAAGGTGCGATTATAAAACAGATAAAAACGGATATTTCACCCGAAGATAATCCGGATGATATCGCTAAAAAAATTCACGAATTAGAATACGAACACTTTCCTAAAGTTATAGATCAAATATTACATGGATAA
- a CDS encoding S10 family peptidase has product MKAISCLFLISFLFINAAAFGQSRKIPVDTIITTKNKVTINGTLVNYTVQAGMQPVWDESGKPIASLQYTYYTRDNIKDRASRPLLISFNGGPGSASVWMHLAYTGPRVLKIDDEGYPVQPYGINENPYSILDVTDIVYVNPVNTGYSRTIPETGDDVDRKKFFGINADIKYLAEWLNTFVTRSNRWRSPKYIIGESYGGTRVMGLALALQDQQWMYLNGVIMVSPADYKVLREDGPVSGALNLPYYTAAAWHHKALPAELQNKDLNDILPATEAYTINTLLPAIAKGGFISETEKNDVAEKMAFYSGLSKKEIMDQNLIVPTQYFWKNLLKEKSGHTIGRLDGRYLGIDKQLSGDKPDYNAEITSWLHSFTPAINYYLQEELNFKTDVKYNMFGPVHPWDNSKDNTRDNLRQAMAQNPYLNVLVQSGYYDGATTYFNAKYTMWQVDPSGRMKDRFEFKGYRSGHMMYLRKEDLKSANDDIRAFISKTQAKGKSAKY; this is encoded by the coding sequence ATGAAAGCTATAAGTTGTCTTTTCCTGATTTCATTTTTATTTATTAATGCTGCTGCTTTTGGTCAAAGTAGAAAAATCCCTGTAGATACAATTATCACTACCAAAAACAAGGTGACTATAAATGGAACCTTAGTTAATTATACGGTACAAGCGGGAATGCAACCTGTTTGGGATGAAAGCGGAAAACCAATAGCGAGTTTGCAGTATACCTATTATACTAGAGATAATATAAAAGACCGTGCGTCAAGGCCATTGCTTATTTCGTTTAATGGGGGCCCGGGCTCTGCGTCTGTTTGGATGCACTTGGCTTATACGGGGCCTAGAGTGTTAAAGATTGATGACGAAGGATATCCAGTACAACCTTATGGGATAAATGAAAATCCCTATTCTATTTTAGATGTAACGGATATTGTATATGTAAATCCTGTAAATACCGGCTACAGTAGAACTATTCCTGAAACGGGAGATGATGTAGATCGTAAAAAGTTTTTTGGGATTAATGCCGATATAAAATACTTAGCAGAATGGCTAAACACGTTCGTAACAAGGAGCAATCGTTGGCGTTCTCCTAAATATATTATTGGAGAAAGTTATGGAGGTACTAGAGTTATGGGTTTAGCTCTGGCTTTGCAAGACCAACAATGGATGTATTTAAATGGTGTTATTATGGTTTCACCGGCTGATTATAAGGTTTTAAGAGAAGACGGACCTGTTTCAGGGGCTTTAAACTTACCGTATTACACGGCTGCGGCGTGGCATCATAAAGCGTTACCGGCAGAATTACAAAACAAAGACTTGAATGATATCTTGCCTGCTACAGAAGCGTATACCATAAATACTTTACTGCCTGCAATTGCTAAAGGCGGTTTTATTTCTGAAACCGAAAAGAATGATGTGGCTGAAAAGATGGCCTTTTATTCTGGCTTGTCTAAGAAAGAAATAATGGATCAAAACCTTATCGTGCCTACACAATATTTCTGGAAGAATTTATTAAAGGAGAAAAGTGGCCATACTATAGGAAGGCTAGATGGTCGGTATTTAGGAATAGATAAACAGTTGTCTGGAGATAAACCAGATTATAATGCCGAAATTACCTCTTGGTTGCACAGTTTTACTCCTGCAATTAATTACTACTTGCAAGAAGAGTTAAATTTTAAGACAGATGTTAAGTACAATATGTTTGGTCCAGTGCATCCTTGGGATAATAGTAAGGATAATACCCGTGATAATCTAAGACAGGCTATGGCCCAAAATCCATACTTAAATGTATTGGTGCAGAGTGGGTATTATGATGGCGCAACAACCTATTTTAATGCTAAATATACCATGTGGCAAGTAGATCCTAGTGGCCGTATGAAAGATCGGTTTGAGTTTAAGGGGTATAGAAGCGGACATATGATGTATTTGCGTAAAGAAGATTTAAAAAGTGCAAATGATGATATTCGTGCTTTTATCAGTAAAACTCAGGCTAAAGGTAAAAGCGCAAAATATTAA
- a CDS encoding superoxide dismutase, which yields MAFDLPKLPYAYDALEPNIDARTMEIHHTKHHNGYTNNLNNAIAGTDLENKSIEVILDTLDMNNAAVRNNGGGFYNHSLFWEVMSPNGGGEPTGELATAIVAAFGSVEAFKDAFSKAAATRFGSGWAWLCVQKGGKVEICSTPNQDNPLMPGVGCGGFPILGLDVWEHAYYLNYQNRRPDYINAFFNVINWDKVSELYAANK from the coding sequence ATGGCCTTTGATTTACCAAAATTACCATATGCATATGATGCACTAGAACCAAATATTGATGCTAGAACTATGGAAATTCACCATACGAAACATCATAATGGATATACAAATAATTTAAATAACGCTATCGCAGGTACAGATTTAGAGAACAAATCTATTGAAGTTATCTTAGATACTTTAGATATGAACAACGCTGCAGTTAGAAATAATGGTGGTGGTTTTTATAACCATTCTCTTTTCTGGGAAGTAATGTCTCCAAATGGTGGCGGTGAACCAACAGGAGAATTAGCAACTGCTATTGTAGCAGCTTTTGGTTCAGTAGAAGCTTTTAAAGATGCTTTTTCTAAAGCAGCAGCTACGAGATTCGGATCTGGATGGGCATGGTTATGTGTGCAAAAAGGTGGTAAGGTTGAAATTTGTTCAACACCAAACCAAGATAACCCATTAATGCCTGGTGTAGGTTGTGGTGGTTTCCCAATCTTAGGATTAGATGTTTGGGAGCATGCTTACTATTTAAACTATCAAAATAGAAGACCTGATTACATTAATGCATTCTTTAATGTTATTAATTGGGATAAAGTTTCTGAATTATATGCTGCAAACAAGTAG
- a CDS encoding IPExxxVDY family protein: MSLDFYEDSFALIALHCSMEDYKLAYTINKFLKCGFKRRKDNLVFSDTISLPVFEWKDTINDRYWMLISNSGQSEESNDNTGLFNDMPSIKKQHLIPEYKNVDYFIKLEQEDLNAETAILKSILAIPKIITAYTINTDTLKSKNNLIF, from the coding sequence ATGTCGTTGGATTTTTACGAAGATTCTTTTGCTTTGATTGCTTTGCATTGTAGTATGGAAGACTATAAATTAGCCTACACCATAAATAAATTTCTTAAATGTGGTTTTAAAAGGCGCAAGGATAATTTAGTGTTTTCTGATACAATTTCGCTTCCCGTTTTTGAATGGAAGGATACTATAAATGATCGCTATTGGATGCTGATTTCAAACAGCGGACAATCTGAAGAGAGTAATGATAATACAGGATTGTTTAATGATATGCCTTCTATTAAAAAACAACACTTAATTCCGGAATATAAAAACGTTGATTATTTCATAAAGTTAGAACAAGAAGATTTAAACGCAGAGACTGCTATCTTAAAATCAATATTGGCCATACCTAAAATAATTACCGCTTATACCATAAACACAGATACCTTAAAATCTAAAAATAATTTAATATTTTAA
- a CDS encoding acyl carrier protein produces the protein MSDIASRVKAIIVDKLGVDENEVVTEASFTNDLGADSLDTVELIMEFEKEFDIQIPDDQAENIATVGQAISYIEEAK, from the coding sequence ATGTCAGATATTGCATCAAGAGTTAAAGCTATCATCGTTGATAAATTAGGAGTTGATGAGAACGAAGTTGTTACTGAAGCAAGCTTCACAAACGACTTAGGAGCAGATTCATTGGATACTGTTGAGTTAATCATGGAATTCGAAAAAGAATTTGATATCCAAATTCCAGATGATCAAGCAGAGAATATTGCTACTGTTGGTCAAGCTATAAGTTATATAGAAGAAGCAAAGTAA
- the rnc gene encoding ribonuclease III, which translates to MNFPSNIFNSHSKEDGDFFLGMTRILGFRPKNLAVYKKAFLHRSANIKDENGTPMNYERLEFLGDSMLGTIISKYLYSEVPSGDEGYLTKMRSKIVSREHLNELGKDLNLIHFVESRIPKSHFGDNIHGNVFEALVGAVYLDRGYKYCQKFIDKTVIDPYVDIEQLEGKVISYKSLLIEWCQKQKKSFYYDIYEDSGNDSVKHFAVKLHINKKIVSKARATSKKKAEEIASKRAYYALQNKIDKE; encoded by the coding sequence ATGAATTTTCCCTCAAATATATTTAATTCCCATTCTAAGGAGGATGGGGATTTTTTTTTAGGGATGACCCGAATTTTAGGTTTTAGACCTAAAAACCTGGCTGTTTATAAGAAAGCTTTTTTACATAGATCTGCTAATATTAAGGATGAAAATGGTACTCCTATGAACTATGAGCGCCTTGAATTTTTAGGCGATTCTATGTTGGGAACCATCATTTCTAAATATCTGTATAGTGAAGTTCCCTCTGGTGATGAGGGGTACTTAACTAAAATGCGCTCTAAAATTGTTAGTAGGGAGCATTTAAATGAGTTGGGTAAAGATTTAAATTTAATTCATTTTGTAGAAAGTAGAATACCTAAGTCGCATTTTGGAGACAATATCCACGGAAATGTTTTTGAAGCCTTGGTAGGTGCTGTTTATTTAGATCGTGGCTACAAGTACTGTCAAAAATTTATAGATAAGACAGTTATAGACCCTTATGTTGATATAGAACAATTAGAAGGCAAGGTTATTAGCTACAAAAGCCTTTTGATAGAGTGGTGTCAAAAGCAAAAAAAATCATTTTACTATGATATTTATGAAGATTCAGGTAATGATTCGGTAAAGCATTTTGCAGTTAAACTTCACATAAATAAAAAAATAGTTTCTAAGGCTAGAGCAACTTCAAAAAAGAAGGCCGAAGAAATTGCTTCCAAAAGAGCTTATTATGCGTTACAAAATAAAATAGATAAAGAATAG
- the fabF gene encoding beta-ketoacyl-ACP synthase II produces the protein MQLKRVVVTGIGALTPIGNTIEEYWDGLVNGKSGSAPITYYDSEKFKTKFACELKNFNAEDFFDRKEARKLDRFAQYAIVSSDEAIKDSGIDFDTVDKFRVGVIWGAGIGGLETFQNEVLNFAAGDGTPRFNPFFIPKMIADIAPGNISIRHGFMGPNYTTVSACASSANAIIDALNTIRLGHCDVVVTGGSEAAVTIAGMGGFGAMHALSTRNDEMETASRPFDATRDGFVLGEGAGALILEEYEHAIARGAKIYAEVAGGGLSSDAYHMTAPHPDGIGVVRVMQNCLKDAGLKPEDVDAINTHGTSTPLGDVAELKAISKVFGEHAHKININSTKSMTGHLLGAAGAIEAIAAILSMEHGIVPPTINHTHVDENIDPKLNLTLNKAQKRDVKVALSNTFGFGGHNACVIFKKIS, from the coding sequence ATGCAGTTAAAGCGAGTTGTAGTTACAGGAATTGGGGCATTAACCCCAATTGGTAATACTATTGAAGAGTATTGGGATGGTTTGGTGAATGGTAAAAGCGGTTCGGCTCCAATAACCTATTATGATAGTGAGAAATTCAAGACCAAATTTGCTTGCGAGCTAAAAAACTTCAATGCTGAAGATTTTTTTGATCGAAAAGAAGCAAGAAAATTAGACCGGTTTGCACAGTATGCAATAGTGTCTTCAGATGAGGCAATCAAAGACAGTGGTATCGATTTTGATACGGTTGATAAATTTAGGGTTGGTGTAATCTGGGGAGCTGGTATAGGAGGTTTAGAGACATTTCAAAATGAAGTACTAAATTTTGCTGCAGGTGATGGTACCCCAAGGTTTAATCCTTTCTTTATTCCTAAGATGATTGCAGATATTGCCCCAGGTAATATTTCAATTAGACATGGTTTTATGGGGCCTAATTATACTACAGTTTCTGCATGTGCATCATCTGCAAATGCAATTATTGATGCTTTAAATACGATTAGACTAGGGCATTGTGATGTTGTAGTTACTGGTGGTAGTGAGGCAGCAGTTACAATTGCTGGTATGGGTGGTTTTGGTGCAATGCATGCATTATCAACCAGAAATGATGAAATGGAAACGGCCTCGAGGCCTTTTGATGCTACTCGAGATGGTTTTGTACTTGGTGAAGGCGCTGGAGCGTTAATCCTTGAAGAATATGAACATGCAATAGCTAGAGGTGCAAAAATTTATGCAGAGGTTGCTGGTGGCGGACTTTCGAGTGATGCTTACCATATGACTGCTCCACATCCTGATGGAATTGGAGTTGTTCGTGTAATGCAAAACTGTTTGAAAGACGCAGGTCTTAAGCCAGAAGATGTTGATGCTATTAATACACACGGTACTTCTACACCACTTGGTGATGTTGCAGAATTAAAAGCAATATCTAAAGTTTTTGGTGAACATGCCCATAAAATTAATATCAACTCTACAAAGTCCATGACTGGGCATTTGTTAGGTGCAGCAGGAGCTATTGAAGCTATTGCCGCTATTTTGTCTATGGAACACGGAATAGTACCTCCGACGATTAATCACACACACGTTGATGAAAACATTGATCCAAAATTAAACTTAACGTTGAATAAGGCTCAAAAAAGAGATGTGAAAGTTGCATTAAGTAATACTTTTGGTTTTGGTGGACACAATGCATGTGTTATCTTTAAAAAAATAAGTTAA
- the rnhA gene encoding ribonuclease HI, producing MDNEQVHIYTDGAARGNPGPGGYGIVMEWVGKPYKKEFSEGFKHTTNNRMELLAVIEALKKLKNEGTTVKVFTDSKYVVDTVEKKWYVKWEKTNFKGKKNPDLWKLFLIEYRKQKVSFQWIKGHNNHRQNERCDTLAVAASKERNLKEDTGFITN from the coding sequence ATGGATAACGAACAAGTACATATTTATACCGATGGCGCTGCAAGAGGCAATCCTGGTCCTGGAGGGTATGGTATTGTTATGGAATGGGTAGGAAAACCTTATAAAAAGGAATTTTCTGAAGGCTTTAAACACACCACAAACAACAGAATGGAACTTCTTGCTGTGATTGAAGCATTAAAAAAGCTTAAAAATGAGGGCACTACAGTAAAAGTCTTCACAGATTCTAAATATGTAGTAGACACCGTTGAAAAAAAATGGTACGTAAAATGGGAGAAAACCAATTTTAAAGGAAAAAAGAATCCAGACCTCTGGAAACTCTTCCTTATTGAGTATAGAAAACAAAAGGTGTCTTTCCAATGGATTAAAGGCCATAATAACCACCGACAAAATGAAAGATGCGACACATTAGCTGTTGCCGCATCAAAAGAACGTAATCTAAAAGAAGACACTGGCTTTATAACCAATTAA